A window of bacterium contains these coding sequences:
- the mreD gene encoding rod shape-determining protein MreD, whose protein sequence is MKFLIWLFLGLFLIIFQTSVFDKLEIFGAKPDLLLILVVYANLDKKIYKGLAVALIGGIFADGFSGTIFGIQLICKQVDAFVTQFLSRRLFANEKFVKILVIAIVSLADRVVLYSTFILLNQNMNTLLYLVRNTAVIILYNVIISLILFRFFDYVFILGDKIYKTCYMIKKRLRT, encoded by the coding sequence ATGAAATTCCTTATCTGGCTATTTCTGGGCCTATTTTTAATCATTTTCCAAACATCGGTTTTTGACAAACTGGAGATTTTTGGCGCAAAGCCGGATTTATTGTTAATTCTAGTCGTTTACGCCAATTTAGATAAAAAGATATATAAGGGATTAGCAGTTGCATTAATTGGCGGTATTTTTGCCGATGGATTTTCAGGCACTATTTTTGGGATACAGCTTATTTGTAAACAAGTTGATGCATTCGTTACCCAATTCTTATCAAGAAGATTATTTGCTAATGAGAAATTTGTAAAAATTTTAGTAATAGCGATAGTTAGTCTTGCGGATAGGGTAGTATTATATTCAACATTCATCTTACTGAATCAAAATATGAATACATTGTTATACTTGGTAAGAAATACAGCGGTTATTATTCTATACAACGTAATAATCAGCCTTATTCTTTTCAGATTCTTCGATTACGTCTTCATATTGGGGGATAAAATCTATAAAACATGTTACATGATAAAAAAGAGACTGCGAACATAA
- the mreC gene encoding rod shape-determining protein MreC: MKRVLVPVIILCACIILLTVSHNYSQDNVRSVFLNLLYPFQKLTRSAYKSGVNLKKAILSVREMRSKEDALEKEIESLSIEIKLLRSLRTENKKLRELLEIKNKYNYQIIFAEIIAGDITSLYDSVIIDKGKKDNIEKNMPVMTAQGIVGITQDVGAYSTRIITILNPNCKLGVFVGRSSLRGVMQGKGDYCVIKYISIEENIEIGNRVYTSEGGGIYPEGIEVGKVFRIDKNPHDIFQVIYVLPCVNIRTLDKVAVIKDK; the protein is encoded by the coding sequence GTGAAACGCGTTCTAGTTCCCGTTATTATTTTATGCGCCTGCATTATTCTACTCACCGTCAGTCATAATTATTCACAAGATAATGTAAGATCAGTATTTTTAAATCTACTATATCCATTTCAGAAATTAACGCGCTCTGCATATAAATCTGGTGTGAATCTAAAAAAAGCTATTCTCTCTGTAAGGGAAATGCGTTCTAAGGAGGATGCTCTGGAAAAGGAGATTGAAAGCTTATCAATAGAGATAAAGTTGTTGAGATCTTTACGTACAGAGAATAAGAAATTAAGAGAACTTTTAGAGATCAAGAATAAATATAATTATCAGATAATTTTTGCAGAAATTATTGCAGGAGATATAACAAGTTTGTATGATTCAGTAATAATTGACAAAGGGAAAAAGGATAATATTGAGAAGAATATGCCAGTTATGACAGCACAGGGCATTGTAGGAATAACACAAGATGTAGGAGCATACTCAACCAGGATTATAACTATTCTAAATCCAAATTGCAAGCTAGGTGTATTTGTTGGCAGAAGTTCCCTAAGAGGAGTTATGCAAGGCAAAGGCGATTATTGCGTTATAAAATATATATCTATAGAAGAAAATATAGAAATAGGAAACAGGGTATACACCTCTGAAGGAGGAGGAATATATCCGGAAGGAATAGAAGTTGGAAAAGTCTTCAGAATAGATAAAAACCCGCATGATATTTTTCAGGTTATATACGTTCTTCCTTGTGTAAATATTCGAACACTTGACAAGGTTGCAGTAATTAAAGACAAATAA
- a CDS encoding rod shape-determining protein — protein sequence MNTIFQSIFNLFSNDIAIDLGTSTTLIYAKGKGIVLSEPSVVAIRGNTSKVLAVGNDAKKMLGRTPGDISAIRPLKDGVIADFEVVEIMLRHFITKIHNRRMFISPRVIVAIPSGITAVERRAVEDSAIHAGAKEVYLIGEPMAAAVGAGLPVQDPAASMIVDIGGGTTEVAVISLVGSVYGRTIRIAGDEMDAAIIEHIKKAYNVLIGERTAEDIKIKIGSAFPADKEGKMQVKGRDLVAGLPRTVSVSSEEIREALSEPVSAIVEAVKATLDRTPPELSADLVDRGIILAGGGALLKGLDKLLIKETGLPTNIAEDPLTAVVRGAGKILEELDFYKDALIHSEYRT from the coding sequence ATGAATACAATTTTTCAGTCCATTTTTAATTTGTTTTCAAATGACATAGCAATAGATCTTGGAACGTCTACTACTCTCATTTATGCAAAGGGCAAGGGCATTGTTCTTTCTGAACCATCGGTTGTTGCTATAAGAGGAAATACAAGCAAAGTGCTGGCTGTTGGAAACGATGCAAAGAAAATGCTCGGAAGAACGCCTGGAGATATTTCTGCAATAAGGCCTCTAAAGGATGGAGTCATTGCGGATTTTGAGGTAGTGGAGATAATGCTAAGACATTTTATAACAAAAATCCATAATAGAAGAATGTTTATAAGTCCAAGAGTAATTGTTGCTATTCCATCAGGTATAACAGCCGTAGAAAGGAGGGCTGTGGAGGATTCGGCTATTCATGCTGGGGCAAAGGAGGTTTATTTAATTGGAGAACCAATGGCAGCAGCTGTAGGCGCAGGACTTCCTGTCCAGGATCCGGCTGCAAGTATGATTGTAGATATAGGAGGTGGAACTACAGAGGTTGCTGTTATATCTCTTGTTGGCAGCGTTTATGGACGGACGATCCGTATTGCTGGCGATGAGATGGATGCAGCTATTATAGAGCATATCAAAAAAGCGTACAATGTTCTTATTGGTGAACGTACAGCAGAGGATATAAAAATAAAAATAGGTTCAGCATTTCCAGCAGACAAAGAGGGAAAAATGCAGGTTAAAGGAAGAGATTTGGTTGCAGGATTACCAAGGACTGTATCTGTGTCATCTGAGGAGATAAGAGAAGCTCTGAGTGAGCCTGTGTCTGCAATTGTTGAGGCTGTTAAAGCAACTCTTGATAGAACGCCACCTGAGTTGTCAGCAGATCTGGTTGACAGAGGAATAATATTAGCAGGAGGAGGAGCACTTCTTAAGGGACTGGATAAATTGCTCATTAAAGAAACGGGTCTTCCTACCAACATAGCAGAAGATCCTTTAACTGCTGTGGTTAGAGGCGCTGGAAAGATACTGGAAGAGTTAGATTTTTATAAGGATGCTTTGATACATTCTGAATACAGGACGTAG
- a CDS encoding metalloregulator ArsR/SmtB family transcription factor: MRIKKADQILKSFADETRLRVINLLSKHELNVTELCEVLQSNQSNLSKHLTRLRLTGVVCDRKDGLNVYYQLIKPEGKAYKELLRIVTVGLDGLETFKQDLDRLKEIRKIRKNTNAKGGDKK; this comes from the coding sequence ATGAGAATTAAGAAGGCAGACCAGATATTAAAGTCCTTTGCCGATGAAACTCGGCTAAGAGTCATAAATCTCCTCAGCAAGCACGAATTAAATGTGACTGAGCTGTGCGAAGTTCTGCAATCAAATCAATCCAATCTTTCCAAGCATCTTACTCGACTACGATTAACCGGAGTGGTATGTGATAGAAAAGACGGGCTCAACGTTTATTATCAATTAATAAAACCAGAGGGAAAGGCTTATAAAGAATTGCTTAGGATTGTCACAGTTGGGCTTGATGGATTAGAGACGTTTAAGCAGGATTTGGACAGGCTCAAAGAAATCAGAAAGATTAGGAAAAATACAAATGCGAAAGGAGGTGATAAAAAATGA